A single genomic interval of Amycolatopsis albispora harbors:
- a CDS encoding M24 family metallopeptidase, with translation MPETHAARRTALRSLIRESGLDALLVTDLLNIRYLTGFTGSNAALLVHAEAEDRTLFCTDGRYTTQSEVQVPDLQRVLDRASAAALARHAAANAADYGRTGFESQHVSVEQYETTRKIAEGIELRRAPNLVERLRLVKDQAEIEALRMACAAADRALSGLIEHGDLRVGRTEREVARALENRMLDHGSSGASFESIVAAGPNSAIPHHRPTDRPLAKGDFVKLDFGAIIDGYHSDMTRTLVLGEPADWQRELYELVHRAQAAGLAAVLPGAEVSAVDKAAREVIERAGHGERFSHGLGHGVGLQVHEAPSLATTGVGTLSAGMAVTVEPGVYLAGRGGVRIEDTLIVRDGTGEVLTLSTKELVVV, from the coding sequence ACCGGGTTCACCGGGTCGAACGCGGCGCTGCTCGTGCACGCCGAGGCCGAGGACCGCACGCTGTTCTGCACCGACGGCCGGTACACCACGCAGTCCGAGGTCCAGGTGCCCGACCTCCAGCGCGTGCTCGACCGCGCCAGCGCCGCCGCGCTCGCCCGGCACGCCGCGGCCAACGCCGCCGACTACGGCCGCACCGGGTTCGAGAGCCAGCACGTCAGCGTCGAACAGTACGAAACGACCAGGAAGATCGCCGAGGGCATCGAGCTGCGCCGCGCGCCGAACCTGGTCGAACGGCTGCGACTGGTCAAGGACCAGGCCGAGATCGAGGCGCTGCGCATGGCCTGCGCCGCCGCCGACCGCGCGCTGAGCGGCCTGATCGAGCACGGTGACCTGCGCGTCGGCCGCACCGAGCGCGAGGTCGCCCGCGCGCTGGAGAACCGCATGCTCGACCACGGGTCGTCCGGCGCCTCCTTCGAGTCGATCGTGGCCGCGGGCCCGAACTCGGCCATCCCGCACCACCGGCCCACCGACCGGCCGCTGGCCAAGGGCGACTTCGTCAAGCTGGACTTCGGCGCGATCATCGACGGCTACCACTCCGACATGACCCGTACCCTGGTACTGGGTGAGCCCGCCGACTGGCAGCGCGAGCTGTACGAGCTGGTGCACCGCGCGCAGGCCGCCGGGCTGGCCGCGGTGCTGCCGGGTGCCGAGGTCTCCGCGGTGGACAAGGCCGCGCGCGAGGTGATCGAGCGAGCCGGGCACGGCGAGCGGTTCTCGCACGGTCTCGGCCACGGCGTCGGCCTGCAGGTGCACGAGGCACCCAGCCTGGCCACCACGGGTGTCGGTACACTGTCCGCCGGTATGGCGGTCACCGTCGAGCCTGGCGTGTACCTCGCCGGCCGCGGTGGCGTGCGCATCGAGGACACGCTGATCGTCCGTGACGGCACGGGGGAGGTCCTCACCCTGAGCACCAAGGAACTCGTGGTCGTCTAA
- the efp gene encoding elongation factor P yields the protein MATTNDLKNGMVLNLDGQLWSVVNFQHVKPGKGGAFVRTTLKHVLSGKVVDKTFNAGTKVETATVDRRTMTYLYNDGTDFVFMDGDTYDQINVAREIVGDGANYLLENTEVQVAIHESTPLYVELPTSVELVVQHTDPGLQGDRSTGGTKPATLETGAEIQVPLFLTTGEKVKVDTRDGRYLGRVSS from the coding sequence GTGGCCACCACCAACGACCTGAAGAACGGCATGGTCCTCAACCTCGACGGACAGCTGTGGTCGGTCGTGAACTTCCAGCACGTCAAGCCGGGCAAGGGCGGCGCGTTCGTGCGCACCACGCTCAAGCACGTCCTGAGCGGCAAGGTCGTGGACAAGACGTTCAACGCCGGCACCAAGGTCGAGACCGCGACGGTGGACCGCCGCACGATGACGTACCTCTACAACGACGGCACCGACTTCGTGTTCATGGACGGCGACACCTACGACCAGATCAACGTGGCGCGCGAGATCGTCGGGGACGGGGCGAACTACCTGCTGGAGAACACCGAGGTCCAGGTCGCCATCCACGAGAGCACCCCGCTCTACGTCGAGCTGCCCACCTCGGTCGAGCTGGTGGTCCAGCACACCGACCCCGGCCTGCAGGGCGACCGGTCCACCGGCGGCACCAAGCCGGCCACCCTGGAGACCGGCGCCGAGATCCAGGTGCCGCTGTTCCTGACCACGGGTGAGAAGGTCAAGGTCGACACCCGCGACGGTCGCTACCTCGGCCGGGTTTCGAGTTGA
- the nusB gene encoding transcription antitermination factor NusB, whose translation MSSTGSPKRGGPIGRRASRKRAVEMLYEAAQRDSDAVTLLAGRVGSTDVDPISDYTVSLVEGVTTRREQIDELLAEHAQGWSLDRMPPVDLAVLRVGVYELLWAADVPDPVAIDEAVGIAKELSTDDSPRFVNGVLGRIGTIADRLRAVL comes from the coding sequence TTGAGTTCAACCGGTTCGCCCAAGCGCGGTGGCCCGATCGGCCGCCGGGCTTCGCGCAAGCGCGCGGTGGAGATGCTGTACGAGGCCGCGCAGCGCGACTCCGACGCGGTGACCCTGCTGGCCGGTCGTGTGGGTTCAACCGACGTCGACCCGATCAGCGACTACACCGTCTCCCTGGTCGAGGGGGTCACCACGCGGCGCGAGCAGATCGACGAGCTGCTCGCCGAGCACGCGCAGGGCTGGTCGCTGGACCGGATGCCGCCGGTCGACCTGGCGGTACTGCGGGTCGGGGTCTACGAGCTGCTGTGGGCGGCCGACGTGCCGGACCCGGTGGCGATCGACGAGGCGGTCGGCATCGCCAAGGAGTTGTCCACGGACGACTCGCCACGCTTCGTCAACGGCGTGCTCGGCCGGATCGGCACGATCGCCGACCGCCTGCGCGCGGTGCTGTAG
- a CDS encoding transcriptional regulator: MGDYAKALGAKLRGIRQQQGLSLHGVEQKSGGRWKAVVVGSYERGDRAVTVQKLAELADFYGVPVVELLPEGRVPSGAEPATKIVINLERLQQLPAEKVGPLARYAATIQSQRGDYNGKVLSIRTEDLRSLAIIYDMTPGELTEQLIDWGVLPPEARPSKED, translated from the coding sequence ATGGGCGATTACGCCAAGGCGCTCGGGGCCAAGCTCCGCGGGATCCGCCAGCAGCAGGGCCTGTCCCTGCACGGGGTCGAGCAGAAGTCCGGCGGACGCTGGAAGGCGGTCGTCGTGGGTTCGTACGAGCGCGGCGACCGGGCCGTGACCGTGCAGAAGCTCGCCGAGCTGGCGGACTTCTACGGGGTGCCGGTGGTCGAGCTGCTGCCAGAGGGCCGCGTTCCGTCTGGGGCGGAGCCGGCCACGAAGATCGTGATCAACCTGGAGCGGCTCCAGCAGCTGCCCGCCGAGAAGGTCGGGCCGCTCGCGCGGTACGCCGCGACCATCCAGAGCCAGCGCGGCGACTACAACGGCAAGGTGCTCTCGATCCGCACCGAGGACCTGCGCTCGCTGGCGATCATCTACGACATGACGCCCGGGGAGCTGACGGAGCAGCTGATCGACTGGGGAGTGCTGCCGCCCGAAGCTCGGCCGTCCAAAGAGGACTGA
- the pyrR gene encoding bifunctional pyr operon transcriptional regulator/uracil phosphoribosyltransferase PyrR — protein sequence MTSRPRGVTDPAGEHELLSAGDVARTIARMAHQVIEKTALGAGHSAPPVLLGIPTRGTPLAARLAARVTEFSGVDVPIGALDVTLYRDDLRRRPTRPLEQTQLPGTGIDDRVVVLVDDVLFSGRTIRAALDALRDHGRPRAVQLAVLVDRGHRELPIRADYVGKNVPTSRAEDVAVLLSEVDGRDAVLLRGGPSAPDAPAEEGKS from the coding sequence GTGACATCGCGTCCGCGCGGTGTGACGGATCCGGCCGGTGAGCACGAGCTCCTCTCGGCCGGAGACGTCGCACGCACCATCGCTCGAATGGCCCATCAGGTCATCGAGAAGACCGCACTCGGTGCGGGCCACTCGGCCCCACCCGTGTTGCTGGGCATACCCACCCGTGGCACCCCGCTCGCCGCCAGGCTGGCCGCCAGGGTGACCGAGTTCTCCGGGGTCGACGTGCCGATCGGCGCGCTCGACGTCACCCTCTACCGCGACGACCTCCGCCGCCGCCCGACCCGCCCGCTGGAGCAGACGCAGCTCCCCGGCACCGGGATCGACGACCGGGTGGTGGTGCTCGTCGACGACGTGCTGTTCTCCGGGCGCACCATCCGCGCCGCGCTCGACGCCCTGCGCGACCACGGCCGCCCGCGCGCGGTCCAGCTGGCGGTACTGGTCGACCGCGGCCACCGCGAGCTGCCGATCCGCGCCGACTACGTGGGCAAGAACGTGCCCACCTCCCGCGCCGAGGACGTCGCCGTGCTGTTGTCCGAAGTGGACGGGCGCGACGCGGTCCTGCTGCGCGGCGGACCCAGCGCACCGGATGCGCCGGCCGAGGAAGGGAAATCGTGA
- a CDS encoding aspartate carbamoyltransferase catalytic subunit, producing the protein MKHLLATDGLDPELATSILDTADELKRTLLGREVRKLPTLRGRTVITLFYENSTRTRVSFEIAGKWMSADVVNVSAGGSSVGKGESLRDTALTLSAAGADCVIIRHPASGAAHRLAGWLGETGTKVVNAGDGTHEHPTQALLDAATLRDRLGSLDGRRVAIVGDVVHSRVARSNVHLLAALGAEVVLVAPPTLLPVGVESWPVTVSHQLDAELPAADAVMMLRVQAERMHGGFFPSAREYSIAYGLNEKRLALLADHAVVLHPGPMLRGMEIASAVADSPASAITEQVRNGVHVRMAVLYHLLAGEEEGVAA; encoded by the coding sequence GTGAAGCACCTGCTCGCCACCGACGGGCTGGATCCGGAGCTGGCGACGTCCATCCTGGACACCGCCGACGAGCTCAAGCGCACGCTGCTCGGACGCGAAGTCCGCAAGCTGCCCACGCTGCGCGGCCGCACCGTGATCACCCTGTTCTACGAGAACTCCACCCGCACCCGCGTCTCCTTCGAGATCGCCGGGAAGTGGATGAGCGCCGATGTGGTGAACGTCTCGGCGGGCGGTTCCTCGGTGGGCAAGGGGGAGTCGCTGCGAGACACCGCGCTGACCCTGTCCGCCGCCGGGGCCGACTGCGTGATCATCCGCCACCCCGCCTCCGGCGCCGCGCACCGGCTGGCCGGCTGGCTCGGCGAGACCGGCACGAAGGTGGTCAACGCGGGTGACGGCACGCACGAGCACCCGACGCAGGCACTGCTCGACGCGGCCACCCTGCGGGACCGGCTCGGCTCGCTGGACGGTCGCCGCGTCGCCATCGTGGGTGACGTCGTGCACAGCCGGGTCGCCCGGTCCAACGTGCACCTGCTCGCCGCGCTCGGCGCCGAGGTGGTGCTCGTCGCACCACCCACTCTGCTGCCGGTCGGCGTGGAAAGCTGGCCGGTGACGGTGTCGCACCAGTTGGACGCGGAACTGCCGGCGGCTGACGCGGTGATGATGCTGCGTGTGCAGGCCGAGCGCATGCACGGCGGGTTTTTTCCCTCGGCGCGCGAGTACTCGATCGCCTACGGGCTGAACGAGAAGCGGCTCGCGCTGCTCGCCGACCACGCGGTCGTCCTGCACCCGGGGCCGATGCTGCGCGGGATGGAGATCGCCTCGGCGGTCGCCGACTCGCCGGCCTCGGCGATCACCGAGCAGGTGCGCAACGGGGTCCACGTCCGCATGGCTGTGCTGTACCACCTGCTCGCGGGTGAAGAAGAAGGAGTCGCCGCATGA
- a CDS encoding dihydroorotase: MTTEILLKGVRPYGEGDPVDVLIADGEIAGIGSPSATDDAEVVEAAGQVLLPGFVDLHTHLREPGREDTETIATGSAAAALGGYTAVFAMANTDPVADNAVVVEHVWRLGQAAGLVDVHPVGAVTVGLGGEKLAELGTMAASAAGVRVFSDDGKCVHDPLLMRRALEYSIALDAVIAQHAEEPRLTVGAQAHEGEQAARLGYAGWPASAEESIVARDCLLARHAGARLHICHVSTAGTADVLAWAKERGTRVSAEVTPHHLLLTDERLSGYDPVNKVNPPLRTGADTERLRRALADGVIDCVATDHAPHAVQDKDCEWAAAKPGMLGLQTALSIVTETMVRSGLLDWRGVARVMSERPAEIAGLPDQGRPIAVGEPANLTLVDPDAEWTVRGAELASIAANTPYEGMRLPGAVTATLLRGRFTVREGKLA, translated from the coding sequence ATGACCACCGAGATCCTGCTCAAGGGCGTCCGGCCCTACGGCGAAGGCGACCCGGTGGACGTGCTGATCGCCGACGGCGAGATCGCCGGGATCGGTTCACCCAGTGCGACCGATGACGCCGAGGTGGTCGAAGCCGCAGGTCAGGTGCTGCTGCCAGGCTTCGTCGACCTGCACACCCACCTGCGTGAACCGGGCCGCGAGGACACCGAGACCATCGCGACCGGCTCGGCCGCCGCGGCGCTCGGCGGGTACACCGCGGTCTTCGCCATGGCCAACACCGACCCGGTCGCCGACAACGCGGTCGTGGTCGAGCACGTGTGGCGCCTCGGCCAGGCCGCCGGGCTGGTCGATGTGCACCCGGTCGGCGCGGTCACCGTCGGCCTCGGCGGTGAGAAGCTCGCCGAGCTGGGCACGATGGCCGCCTCCGCCGCCGGGGTGCGCGTGTTCTCCGACGACGGCAAGTGCGTGCACGACCCGCTGCTGATGCGCCGCGCGCTGGAGTACTCGATAGCGCTCGATGCGGTGATCGCGCAGCACGCCGAGGAACCGCGACTCACCGTCGGCGCGCAGGCCCACGAAGGTGAGCAGGCCGCCCGGCTCGGTTACGCGGGCTGGCCCGCGTCCGCCGAGGAGTCGATCGTGGCGCGCGACTGCCTGCTCGCCCGGCACGCCGGCGCCCGGCTGCACATCTGCCACGTGTCCACGGCGGGCACCGCCGACGTGCTGGCCTGGGCGAAGGAGCGCGGCACCCGGGTCAGCGCCGAGGTCACCCCGCACCACCTGCTGCTCACCGACGAGCGGTTGAGCGGGTACGACCCGGTGAACAAGGTGAACCCGCCACTGCGCACCGGCGCCGACACCGAGCGGCTGCGCCGCGCGCTGGCCGACGGGGTGATCGACTGCGTCGCCACCGACCACGCGCCGCACGCCGTGCAGGACAAGGACTGCGAATGGGCCGCGGCCAAGCCCGGCATGCTCGGGCTGCAGACCGCGCTGTCCATCGTGACCGAGACCATGGTCCGCTCCGGTCTGCTGGACTGGCGCGGCGTGGCCAGGGTGATGAGCGAGCGCCCCGCCGAGATCGCCGGGCTGCCCGACCAGGGCCGCCCGATCGCGGTGGGCGAGCCGGCGAACCTGACCCTGGTCGACCCGGACGCCGAGTGGACCGTGCGCGGCGCCGAGCTGGCGAGCATCGCGGCGAACACCCCGTACGAGGGGATGCGGCTGCCGGGTGCGGTGACCGCGACCCTGCTCCGCGGGCGGTTCACCGTGCGAGAAGGGAAACTGGCCTGA
- a CDS encoding transporter, translating into MERFLLTLAVAAFFALCVYGMWLGWRRKARSQSARIAPFPEVPVEPGEPLLVTDGLYVSTTIAGRWQERVVTRGAGVRGYATLRLYDTGVEIDRGRAPGFWIPRASITGVRTDKGMAGKVMGTDSLLVLTWRHGDEELDTGFRGDDLDVYPRWLGELGKNGTEIKGSAQS; encoded by the coding sequence ATGGAGCGTTTTCTGCTGACCTTGGCGGTCGCCGCCTTCTTCGCGCTGTGCGTCTACGGCATGTGGCTGGGCTGGCGCCGCAAGGCGCGCTCCCAGAGCGCCCGCATCGCGCCGTTCCCGGAGGTACCGGTCGAACCAGGTGAACCGCTGCTGGTCACCGACGGCCTGTACGTGAGCACCACGATCGCCGGGCGCTGGCAGGAGCGCGTCGTCACCCGCGGCGCCGGGGTGCGCGGGTACGCGACGTTGCGCCTGTACGACACGGGCGTGGAGATCGACCGGGGCCGCGCGCCCGGGTTCTGGATCCCGCGCGCCTCGATCACCGGGGTCCGCACGGACAAGGGCATGGCCGGGAAGGTGATGGGCACCGACAGCCTGCTGGTGCTCACCTGGCGCCACGGCGACGAAGAACTGGACACCGGGTTCCGCGGGGACGACCTCGACGTCTACCCCCGCTGGCTCGGCGAGCTTGGCAAGAACGGTACGGAGATCAAGGGAAGTGCCCAATCATGA
- the carA gene encoding glutamine-hydrolyzing carbamoyl-phosphate synthase small subunit: MTSSRTPAALVLEDGRVFRGTAYGAQGRTLGEAVFCTGMTGYQETLTDPSYHRQIVVQTAPQIGNTGWNDEDDESARIWVSGYVVRDPARTPSNWRATRTLDDALAEQGVVGISGVDTRTLTRHLREQGAMRSGVFSGDALGSDDEMLGEVLASPPMKGADLAGEVTTAEPYVVPAVGERRFRVAALDLGIKSNTPRQMTARGIEVHVLPSSSSLDQLLAVEPDGIFLSNGPGDPATTEHATALTRAVLERRIPLFGICFGNQILGRALGLGTYKMRYGHRGINIPVIDVATGKVAITAQNHGFALEGEPGQRFDSPFGAATISHYCPNDNTVEGVRAEDVPAFSVQYHPEAAAGPHDAAPLFDEFVSLMETAK; this comes from the coding sequence ATGACGAGTAGCCGGACACCCGCCGCGCTGGTACTGGAGGACGGCCGCGTCTTCCGGGGCACCGCATACGGGGCGCAGGGGCGCACCCTCGGGGAAGCCGTCTTCTGCACCGGGATGACCGGATACCAGGAGACGCTGACCGACCCCTCCTATCACCGCCAGATCGTCGTGCAGACCGCACCGCAGATCGGCAACACCGGGTGGAACGACGAGGACGACGAGTCGGCCCGCATCTGGGTCTCGGGATACGTGGTCCGCGACCCGGCCCGCACCCCGTCCAACTGGCGAGCCACCCGCACGCTCGACGACGCGCTCGCCGAGCAGGGTGTGGTCGGCATCTCCGGCGTGGACACCCGCACGCTGACCCGTCACCTGCGTGAGCAGGGCGCGATGCGCTCCGGGGTGTTCTCCGGCGACGCGCTCGGCAGCGACGACGAGATGCTCGGCGAGGTGCTGGCCAGCCCGCCGATGAAGGGCGCCGACCTGGCGGGCGAGGTCACCACGGCCGAGCCGTACGTGGTACCCGCGGTCGGCGAGCGCCGCTTCCGCGTCGCCGCGCTGGACCTGGGCATCAAGTCGAACACGCCGCGCCAGATGACCGCGCGCGGCATCGAGGTGCACGTGCTGCCGTCGTCCAGCTCGCTCGACCAGCTGCTCGCGGTCGAGCCGGACGGGATCTTCCTGTCCAACGGGCCGGGCGACCCGGCGACCACCGAGCACGCCACCGCGCTGACCCGCGCGGTGCTCGAGCGCCGCATCCCGCTGTTCGGCATCTGCTTCGGCAACCAGATCCTCGGCCGCGCGCTGGGGCTGGGCACCTACAAGATGCGCTACGGGCACCGGGGCATCAACATCCCGGTGATCGACGTGGCCACCGGCAAGGTCGCCATCACCGCGCAGAACCACGGCTTCGCCCTCGAGGGCGAGCCCGGCCAGCGGTTCGACTCGCCCTTCGGCGCCGCGACGATCAGCCACTACTGCCCGAACGACAACACGGTGGAGGGCGTGCGCGCCGAGGACGTTCCCGCGTTCTCCGTGCAGTACCACCCCGAAGCCGCCGCCGGCCCGCACGACGCGGCCCCCCTCTTCGACGAGTTCGTCAGCCTGATGGAGACAGCCAAGTAA
- the carB gene encoding carbamoyl-phosphate synthase large subunit, with product MPKRTDIEHVLVIGSGPIVIGQAAEFDYSGTQACRVLRDEGLRVSLVNSNPATIMTDPEFADATYIEPVTPDFVEKVIAAERPQALLATLGGQTALNCAVALHERGVLEKYGVELIGADIDAIQRGEDRQKFKDIVRQIGGEVPRSAVCHSMDEVRATVEKLGLPVVIRPSFTMGGLGSGMAHTHEDLERMASVGLEESPVTEVLIEESVLGWKEYELELMRDRQDNVVVVCSIENVDAMGVHTGDSVTVAPAMTLTDREYQHMRDVGIDVLRAVGVDTGGCNIQFAINPRDGRMVVIEMNPRVSRSSALASKATGFPIAKIAAKLAIGYTLDEIRNDITGETPASFEPTLDYVVVKVPRFAFEKFPGADPTLTTTMKSVGEAMSMGRSFPEALGKALRSIDTKAAGFWTVPDPEGATLESTLESLRNPHDGRLYAVERALRLGATVQQVHEASGIDPWFIDQIALIGEVGQEIAQAPVLDGELLRRGKRTGLSDRQIAALRPELAGEDGVRALRHRLGVRPVFKTVDTCAAEFAAKTPYHYSAYETDPAAESEVAPQREKQKVLILGSGPNRIGQGIEFDYSCVHAALALREAGFEAVMVNCNPETVSTDYDTSDRLYFEPLSFEDVLEVVHAERESGTVAGVIVQLGGQTPLGLARRLAAAGVPVVGTSPEAIHLAEDRGAFGEVLRAAGLPAPRYGTATSFEGAKRIADEIGYPVLVRPSYVLGGRGMEIVYDEPSLAGYIQRATEVTPEHPVLVDRFLDDSIEIDVDALFDGEELYLGGVMEHIEEAGIHSGDSSCALPPITLGRTDLDTVRRSTEAIARGVGVRGLLNVQYALKDDVLYVLEANPRASRTVPFVSKATAVPLAKAASLIMTGSTIKELRASGVLPAEGDGGDLPADSPVSVKEAVLPFHRFRTPEGHGVDSLLGPEMKSTGEVMGVDVSFGKAFAKSQSGAYGSLPTSGRVFVSVANRDKRSLVFPVKRLADLGFEILATSGTAEVLRRNGIQCSVLRKHFEGSTEGEPNVVEVILGGGVDMVINTPYGNSGPRVDGYEIRTAAVSRDIPCITTIQGAAAAVHGIEALIRGDIGVRSLQELQAALRASK from the coding sequence ATGCCGAAACGCACAGACATCGAGCACGTGCTCGTCATCGGCTCCGGCCCGATCGTGATCGGGCAGGCCGCCGAGTTCGACTACTCGGGCACGCAGGCCTGCCGCGTGCTGCGCGACGAGGGCCTGCGGGTCAGCCTGGTGAACTCGAACCCGGCCACGATCATGACCGACCCCGAGTTCGCCGACGCCACCTACATCGAGCCGGTCACCCCCGACTTCGTCGAGAAGGTCATCGCCGCCGAGCGCCCGCAGGCGCTGCTGGCCACCCTCGGCGGGCAGACCGCGCTGAACTGCGCGGTCGCGCTGCACGAACGCGGCGTGCTGGAGAAGTACGGCGTCGAGCTGATCGGCGCCGACATCGACGCCATCCAGCGCGGCGAGGACCGCCAGAAGTTCAAGGACATCGTGCGCCAGATCGGCGGCGAGGTGCCCCGCAGCGCGGTGTGCCACTCGATGGACGAGGTCCGCGCGACCGTGGAGAAGCTCGGGCTGCCGGTGGTCATCCGGCCGTCGTTCACCATGGGCGGCCTCGGCTCCGGCATGGCGCACACGCACGAGGACCTCGAGCGCATGGCCTCGGTCGGGCTGGAGGAAAGCCCGGTCACCGAGGTGCTCATCGAGGAGAGCGTGCTCGGCTGGAAGGAGTACGAGCTCGAGCTGATGCGCGACCGCCAGGACAACGTGGTGGTCGTCTGCTCGATCGAGAACGTGGACGCGATGGGCGTGCACACCGGCGACTCGGTCACCGTGGCGCCCGCGATGACCCTGACCGACCGCGAGTACCAGCACATGCGCGACGTCGGCATCGACGTGCTGCGCGCGGTCGGCGTGGACACCGGCGGCTGCAACATCCAGTTCGCGATCAACCCGCGCGACGGCCGCATGGTGGTCATCGAGATGAACCCGCGCGTGTCGCGGTCGAGCGCGCTGGCCTCGAAGGCCACCGGCTTCCCGATCGCCAAGATCGCCGCGAAGCTGGCCATCGGCTACACCCTCGACGAGATCCGCAACGACATCACCGGCGAGACCCCGGCCTCGTTCGAGCCCACGCTCGACTACGTGGTGGTGAAGGTGCCGCGGTTCGCCTTCGAGAAGTTCCCCGGCGCGGACCCGACGCTGACCACCACGATGAAGAGCGTCGGCGAGGCCATGTCGATGGGCCGCAGCTTCCCCGAGGCGCTCGGGAAGGCGTTGCGCTCGATCGACACCAAGGCGGCCGGTTTCTGGACCGTGCCCGATCCCGAGGGCGCCACGCTCGAGTCCACATTGGAGTCGCTGCGCAACCCGCACGACGGCCGCCTGTACGCGGTCGAGCGGGCGCTGCGGCTCGGCGCCACCGTCCAGCAGGTGCACGAGGCCAGCGGGATCGACCCGTGGTTCATCGACCAGATCGCGCTGATCGGCGAGGTGGGCCAGGAGATCGCGCAGGCACCGGTGCTCGACGGCGAACTGCTGCGCCGCGGCAAGCGCACCGGGCTGTCCGACCGCCAGATCGCCGCACTGCGCCCGGAACTGGCCGGCGAGGACGGGGTGCGGGCGCTGCGGCACCGCCTCGGCGTGCGCCCGGTGTTCAAGACGGTCGACACCTGCGCCGCCGAGTTCGCCGCGAAAACGCCGTACCACTACTCGGCCTACGAGACCGATCCCGCCGCGGAGTCGGAAGTGGCGCCGCAGCGGGAAAAGCAGAAGGTGCTCATCCTCGGCTCCGGGCCGAACCGGATCGGGCAGGGCATCGAGTTCGACTACTCGTGCGTGCACGCCGCGCTCGCACTGCGCGAGGCCGGGTTCGAGGCGGTGATGGTCAACTGCAACCCGGAAACCGTGTCCACCGACTACGACACCTCCGACCGGCTGTACTTCGAGCCGCTGTCCTTTGAGGACGTTCTCGAGGTGGTGCACGCCGAGCGCGAGTCCGGCACGGTGGCCGGGGTGATCGTGCAGCTGGGCGGGCAGACCCCGCTCGGGCTCGCGCGCCGCCTCGCCGCGGCGGGCGTGCCGGTGGTCGGCACCTCGCCCGAGGCGATCCACCTGGCCGAGGACCGCGGTGCCTTCGGTGAGGTGCTGCGTGCCGCCGGTCTCCCGGCGCCGCGCTACGGCACGGCGACCTCGTTCGAGGGCGCGAAGCGGATCGCCGACGAGATCGGCTACCCGGTGCTGGTGCGCCCGTCGTACGTGCTCGGCGGGCGCGGCATGGAGATCGTCTACGACGAGCCGTCGCTGGCCGGGTACATCCAGCGCGCCACCGAGGTCACCCCGGAGCACCCGGTGCTGGTGGACCGCTTCCTCGACGACTCCATCGAGATCGACGTGGACGCCCTGTTCGACGGCGAGGAGCTCTACCTCGGCGGTGTGATGGAGCACATCGAGGAAGCCGGCATCCACTCCGGCGACTCCTCGTGCGCGCTGCCGCCGATCACGCTGGGCCGCACCGACCTGGACACCGTCCGCCGTTCCACCGAGGCGATCGCGCGCGGCGTCGGCGTGCGCGGCCTGCTGAACGTGCAGTACGCGCTCAAGGACGACGTGCTCTACGTGCTGGAGGCGAACCCGCGTGCCTCGCGCACGGTGCCGTTCGTGTCCAAGGCGACGGCGGTGCCGCTGGCGAAGGCGGCTTCGCTGATCATGACCGGCTCCACGATCAAGGAGCTGCGCGCGTCCGGTGTGCTGCCGGCCGAGGGTGACGGCGGCGACCTGCCCGCCGACTCCCCGGTGTCGGTCAAGGAGGCCGTGCTGCCCTTCCACCGCTTCCGCACCCCCGAGGGCCACGGCGTGGATTCCTTGCTGGGCCCCGAAATGAAGTCCACCGGCGAGGTGATGGGCGTGGACGTCTCGTTCGGCAAGGCCTTCGCCAAGTCGCAGAGCGGCGCCTACGGCTCGCTGCCCACCTCCGGGCGGGTGTTCGTCTCGGTGGCCAACCGCGACAAGCGCTCGCTGGTCTTCCCGGTCAAGCGCCTCGCCGATCTCGGCTTCGAGATCCTGGCCACCTCCGGCACCGCGGAAGTGCTGCGCCGCAACGGAATCCAGTGCTCGGTGCTGCGCAAGCACTTCGAGGGCAGCACCGAAGGCGAGCCGAACGTGGTCGAGGTGATCCTCGGCGGCGGGGTGGACATGGTGATCAACACCCCGTACGGCAACAGCGGCCCCCGCGTGGACGGCTACGAGATCCGCACCGCCGCCGTGTCGCGCGACATCCCTTGCATCACCACGATTCAGGGCGCTGCCGCGGCCGTACACGGCATCGAGGCGCTCATCCGGGGTGATATCGGGGTGCGCTCGCTCCAAGAGCTCCAGGCGGCTCTCCGGGCCTCGAAATGA